The proteins below are encoded in one region of Ricinus communis isolate WT05 ecotype wild-type chromosome 6, ASM1957865v1, whole genome shotgun sequence:
- the LOC8258393 gene encoding actin-related protein 5 isoform X2: MAELLFETYGVPSVAFGVDAAFSYKYNQQRGICDKDGLAICPGFTTTHVIPFIDGEPVYKGCCRTNIGGFHVTDYLKQLLSLKYPHHMARFTWEKVEDLKMEHCYIAPDYASEARLFQKGTKEAEDKTKCWQLPWVPPPVEEPPSEEELARKAAAKERQGQRLREMAVLKKSTRINDLENQLRDLKFLLQQLEQVEEDEIPSFLRDTGYVSKQEIESLIVQKTQSLRKAKGEPKAEQAELEEKSDSSTNERYPLLEIPDDELTSEQLKEKKKQLFLRTTALGRQQAKQKRREEELERERKNQLDEEKRLENPELYLEETRAKYKELSEKVEQRKRLKTNGNHSNGNNVSGGVGRGERLNAAQRERMRLLTTAAFDRGKGEDTFGAKDEDWQLYKLMSKDNDDDGEGPDEDEVELARISSRLQEIDPTFIPKPDVGPSQPANEMPKPRPLTKEDFQVLLGVERFRCPEILFHPNLVGIDQAGLDEMAGVSIRRLPSKEEDLEKRLTNSIFITGGSCLYPGMSERLESGIRMIRPNGSPIKVVRALDPVLDAWRGAATYAAALQFPQQTFSRMDYYEKGEDWLRRYQFCYTQ; encoded by the exons TTTATTGATGGAGAGCCAGTTTATAAAGGATGCTGCCGTACTAACATCGGTGGATTTCATGTCACTGATTATCTGAAGCAACTTCTTTCACTTAAATATCCTCATCACAT GGCTAGATTTACATGGGAAAAGGTCGAAGACCTGAAGATGGAGCATTGTTATATTGCACCGGATTATGCTTCAGAAGCTCGATTATTTCAG AAAGGGACCAAGGAAGCTGAAGATAAAACCAAGTGTTGGCAGCTCCCATGGGTTCCCCCACCAGTGGAGGAACCTCCATCAGAAGAAGAGCTTGCCAGAAAGGCAGCTGCAAAGGAGAGACAAGGTCAACGGTTGCGAGAGATGGCTGTGCTAAAGAAGTCAACTAGGATAAATGATCTAGAAAATCAGTTGCGTGATTTGAAGTTTCTTCTCCAGCAGCTTGAACAGGTGGAAGAGGATGAAATTCCATCTTTTCTTAGAGATACTGGCTATGTGTCCAAGCAGGAAATAGAATCCTTAATCGTGCAAAAAACACAGTCTTTGCGTAAAGCAAAAGGAGAGCCAAAGGCTGAACAAGCTGAACTTGAAGAGAAAAGCGATTCGTCCACAAATGAAAGATATCCCCTTCTTGAAATTCCTGATGATGAGTTGACCTCAGAGCAG ctgaaggaaaagaagaagcagTTGTTTCTTAGAACCACAGCTCTTGGCCGGCAGCAAGCTAAGCAGAAACGTCGTGAAGAAGAATTAGAAcgagaaagaaagaatcaacTGGACGAAGAAAAGCGCTT AGAGAATCCAGAACTTTATTTAGAGGAGACGCGTGCTAAATATAAGGAACTTTCTGAGAAAGTTGAGCAGAGAAAACGACTCAAAACAAATGGGAACCACTCAAATGGAAATAACGTGTCTGGTGGTGTTGGACGTGGTGAGAGATTGAATGCTGCCCAAAGGGAAAGGATGCGCCTCTTAACAACAGCAGCATTTGATCGAGGGAAGGGAGAGGATACTTTTGGTGCCAAAGATGAAGATTGGCAACTTTACAAACTAATGAGCAaagataatgatgatgatggtgagGGGCCAGATGAGGATGAAGTGGAGCTTGCTCGCATTTCTTCTAGGCTTCAG GAAATAGACCCAACATTTATTCCTAAGCCAGATGTAGGACCATCCCAACCTGCTAATGAGATGCCAAAACCCCGTCCATTGACCAAGGAGGATTTCCAAGTTTTGCTTGGTGTAGAAAGGTTCAGATGCCCTGAAATCCTTTTTCATCCCAACCTAGTTGGGATTGATCAGGCAGGGCTAGATGAAATGGCTGGTGTCTCAATAAGGCGGTTGCCATCCAAGGAAGAAGATTTGGAGAAGAGATTGACGAATTCAATCTTTATTACTGGTGGGAGCTGCCTCTACCCTGGTATGTCTGAGCGCTTGGAGTCTGGAATCCGAATGATTCGTCCAAATGGGTCACCTATAAAGGTGGTTAGAGCATTGGATCCAGTTCTTGATGCATGGCGTGGTGCTGCTACCTATGCTGCTGCATTGCAGTTCCCTCAGCAGACATTTAGCAGGATGGATTACTATGAGAAGGGTGAAGATTGGCTTCGAAGATATCAATTTTGCTACACGCAATGA
- the LOC8258392 gene encoding protein FIZZY-RELATED 3 — protein MDSSSPPRRKSGLNLPSGMNQTSLRLDTFPANSGGFRASVSSSPRAISSLSSPSSKSSTCSDRFIPCRSSSRLHTFGLLEKKGSPVKEGGNEAYSRLLKSELFGSDFLSCSPAGGGGGQGGSALSSPSKNMLRFRTDLSGPNSPYSPSILGQDSGISSEVSTPPKPPRKVPKTPHKVLDAPSLQDDFYLNLVDWSSQNVLAVGLGTCVYLWTASNSKVTKLCDLGPHDSVCSVQWTREGSYISIGTGLGQVQVWDGTQCKRVRTMGGHQTRTGVLAWNSRILSSGSRDRNILQHDLRVSSDFVSKLVGHKSEVCGLKWSHDDRELASGGNDNQLLVWNQHSQQPVLKLTEHTAAVKAIAWSPHQSSLLASGGGTADRCIRFWNTTNGHQLNHVDTGSQVCNLAWSKNVNELVSTHGYSQNQIMVWKYPSLAKVATLTGHSLRVLYLAMSPDGQTIVTGAGDETLRFWNVFPSMKAPAPVKDTGLWSLGRTHIR, from the exons ATGGATTCTTCGTCTCCACCAAGAAGAAAGAGTGGGTTAAATCTCCCATCTGGAATGAACCAAACTTCTCTGCGACTAGATACATTTCCAGCTAATTCTGGTGGCTTTCGAGCAAGTGTATCATCATCACCAAGAGCGATATCAAGCTTATCATCACCGTCATCAAAATCTTCTACTTGTAGTGATAGATTTATACCATGCAGATCTTCTTCAAGAttgcatacttttggactCCTGGAGAAAAAGGGTTCTCCTGTTAAAGAAGGAGGCAACGAGGCTTATTCCAGATTGTTAAAATCTGAGCTTTTTGGgtctgattttctttcttgttctcCTGCAGGTGGTGGCGGCGGTCAAGGTGGGTCTGCTCTGAGTAGTCCTAGCAAGAATATGTTGAGGTTTAGAACTGATCTCTCTGGGCCTAATTCTCCTTACTCTCCTTCTATCTTGGGGCAAGACAGTGGCATTTCTAGTGAGGTTTCCACTCCTCCTAAGCCTCCAAGAAAAGTACCCAAGACACCTCATAAG GTTTTAGATGCCCCATCGCTTCAAGACGATTTCTACTTAAATCTTGTGGATTGGTCCTCTCAGAATGTTCTTGCTGTTGGGTTAGGCACTTGTGTTTATTTATGGACTGCTTCAAATAGCAAA GTTACAAAATTGTGTGATTTGGGACCTCATGACAGTGTGTGCTCTGTACAATGGACCAGAGAAGGTTCATACATATCTATCGGCACAGGTCTTGGTCAAGTTCAG GTTTGGGACGGAACTCAGTGTAAGAGGGTGCGAACAATGGGTGGACATCAAACAAGAACTGGAGTCTTGGCATGGAATTCTCGCATATTATCATCAGGAAGCAGGGATAGGAACATACTTCAGCATGATCTTCGCGTTTCAAGCGACTTTGTTAGCAAACTTGTTGGTCACAAATCCGAG GTATGTGGCTTAAAATGGTCTCATGATGACAGAGAACTTGCATCTGGTGGAAATGATAATCAG CTACTGGTCTGGAACCAGCATTCTCAGCAACCAGTTCTGAAACTGACCGAGCATACAGCTGCTGTGAAGGCCATTGCTTGGTCACCCCACCAGAGTAGCCTTCTTGCATCTGGAGGTGGAACAGCTGATCGATGCATTCGTTTTTGGAACACCACCAACGGTCATCAACTAAACCATGTCGATACTGGGAGCCAG GTATGCAATCTGGCCTGGAGTAAGAATGTGAATGAATTGGTCAGCACCCATGGTTACTCCCAGAATCAAATTATGGTGTGGAAATATCCGTCGTTGGCGAAG GTTGCAACTCTAACCGGTCATAGTTTGCGAGTGCTCTATCTTGCCATGTCTCCAGATGGTCAG ACAATAGTAACTGGAGCAGGGGATGAAACCCTACGGTTTTGGAATGTCTTCCCATCTATGAAAGCACCG GCACCAGTCAAAGATACAGGTCTATGGTCACTGGGACGAACCCATATTCGGTGA
- the LOC8258403 gene encoding ribosomal RNA large subunit methyltransferase E isoform X1, protein MSGAGAPDFFYREAQRLGYVARSAFKLLQIQKQHKLITPGSSVLDLGCAPGAWLQVACQSLGPLKNGGSVVGIDLKKVKVPNPYCDARVKTVCADVMNLPRDQVRALSLQQKGFSVVLSDMCPPVSGITTKDAALSMELGMQALDIAIGGAASAHPDDENQNDDSTSGENDNGVLQAGGHLVIKLLESEDIQEFTRICKPLFRKASWLRPKATRSSSREIYLICQGLK, encoded by the exons ATGAGTGGAGCAGGAGCACCAGATTTCTTCTACAGGGAAGCTCAACGTCTTGGTTATGTAGCTCGTTCTGCATTCAAG CTTCTTCAGATACAAAAGCAACACAAGTTGATAACTCCTGGCTCCTCTGTTCTTGATCTTGGTTGTGCTCCTGGTGCTTGGCTTCAG GTTGCTTGCCAGAGCTTGGGACCACTGAAGAATGGTGGGTCTGTTGTGGGTATTGATCTTAAG AAGGTGAAGGTTCCTAATCCATACTGTGATGCAAGGGTTAAAACTGTTTGTGCTGATGTCATGAATCTTCCCAGAGACCAAGTTAGAGCACTCTCTCTTCAG CAGAAAGGGTTTTCTGTGGTACTCTCTGATATGTGTCCCCCTGTTTCTGGAATCACAACTAAAGATGCAGCTTTGTCTATGGAGTTAGGGATGCAAGCACTTGATATTGCAATTGGTGGAGCAGCATCAGCTCATCCTGATGATGAGAACCAAAATGATGACTCTACTTCTGGTGAAAATGATAATGGTGTCTTGCAAGCTGGGGGCCACCTAGTAATTAAGCTTTTAGAGAGCGAGGATATCCAAG AGTTTACCAGGATTTGCAAGCCACTTTTCAGGAAGGCATCATGGTTGAGGCCTAAGGCTACAAGATCCTCATCAAGAGAGATTTATTTGATTTGCCAAGGGCTGAAATAG
- the LOC8258403 gene encoding ribosomal RNA large subunit methyltransferase E isoform X2: MSGAGAPDFFYREAQRLGYVARSAFKLLQIQKQHKLITPGSSVLDLGCAPGAWLQVACQSLGPLKNGGSVVGIDLKKVKVPNPYCDARVKTVCADVMNLPRDQVRALSLQKGFSVVLSDMCPPVSGITTKDAALSMELGMQALDIAIGGAASAHPDDENQNDDSTSGENDNGVLQAGGHLVIKLLESEDIQEFTRICKPLFRKASWLRPKATRSSSREIYLICQGLK; this comes from the exons ATGAGTGGAGCAGGAGCACCAGATTTCTTCTACAGGGAAGCTCAACGTCTTGGTTATGTAGCTCGTTCTGCATTCAAG CTTCTTCAGATACAAAAGCAACACAAGTTGATAACTCCTGGCTCCTCTGTTCTTGATCTTGGTTGTGCTCCTGGTGCTTGGCTTCAG GTTGCTTGCCAGAGCTTGGGACCACTGAAGAATGGTGGGTCTGTTGTGGGTATTGATCTTAAG AAGGTGAAGGTTCCTAATCCATACTGTGATGCAAGGGTTAAAACTGTTTGTGCTGATGTCATGAATCTTCCCAGAGACCAAGTTAGAGCACTCTCTCTTCAG AAAGGGTTTTCTGTGGTACTCTCTGATATGTGTCCCCCTGTTTCTGGAATCACAACTAAAGATGCAGCTTTGTCTATGGAGTTAGGGATGCAAGCACTTGATATTGCAATTGGTGGAGCAGCATCAGCTCATCCTGATGATGAGAACCAAAATGATGACTCTACTTCTGGTGAAAATGATAATGGTGTCTTGCAAGCTGGGGGCCACCTAGTAATTAAGCTTTTAGAGAGCGAGGATATCCAAG AGTTTACCAGGATTTGCAAGCCACTTTTCAGGAAGGCATCATGGTTGAGGCCTAAGGCTACAAGATCCTCATCAAGAGAGATTTATTTGATTTGCCAAGGGCTGAAATAG
- the LOC8258390 gene encoding scarecrow-like protein 14 isoform X2, producing MLSVHFLWTSQELDNGLQLDRDFVNQNYVKLPPYATPSFSVSSSTASQDGDLHEDFDFSDVVLKYISDMLMEEDIEEKTCMFQESSAALQAAEKSLYELIGEKYPPSINYDSAAHLVHNHRRSDENHDLNYVNCTSSSSSTSGSNLVDPGLNSDLSEYKFSRSVSQSASQSSNSSGYSIGTAADGLVDSPLSTISEIFSDSESILQFKKGFEEASKFLPNGSLFIDLESTGLFLKDLREETKDVTTRAEENHESEYSPDESRGKKNPHPDGLILEGRSNKQSAVYTETTVSSEDFDTVLLNCGESESALRVALQNEKNKDVQQNGTKGSNSGKGRGKKQKGKSNVVDLRTLLTLCAQAVAADDRRNTNDLLKQIRQNASPTGDGMQRMAHIFADGLEARMAGSGTQIYKAFMSRPTTAADVLKAHHLFLAACPFRKLSNFFSNKTIMNIAQNATTLHIIDFGILYGFQWPCLIQRLSSRPGGPPKLRITGIDFPHPGFRPAERVEETGHRLSNYAKKFNVPFEFNAIAQKWDTVQIEQLKIDKNEVLVVNCLYRLRNLLDETVVVESPRTNVLNLIREMNPDVFITGIVNGAYNAPFFITRFREAVFHYSTLFDMLETNVPREIPERMLIEREIFGWEAKNVIACEGAERIERPETYKQWQVRILRAGFRQLPLNKEIYAAAKEKVNALYHKDFVIDEDSRWLLQGWKGRIVYALSSWEPDH from the exons ATGCTATCTGTTCATTTTCTTTGGACAA GTCAGGAGCTTGATAATGGGTTACAATTGGACAGGGATTTTGTCAACCAAAACTATGTTAAACTTCCTCCTTATGCAACCCCTAGTTTTTCAGTCTCGTCTTCAACTGCAAGCCAAGATGGTGATTTGCATGAGGACTTTGATTTTAGTGATGTGGTTCTTAAGTACATTAGCGATATGCTTATGGAAGAAGATATAGAAGAGAAGACCTGTATGTTTCAAGAATCTTCAGCAGCACTGCAAGCAGCTGAGAAATCATTGTATGAGCTTATTGGGGAGAAGTATCCCCCTTCAATTAATTATGACTCTGCAGCTCATTTAGTTCATAACCACAGAAGGTCAGATGAAAATCATGACTTGAACTATGTTAATTGTACAAGCAGTTCAAGTAGCACTAGTGGTAGTAACTTAGTTGATCCTGGTTTGAATTCTGATTTGAGCGAGTACAAGTTCTCGAGATCTGTATCGCAATCAGCCTCCCAGTCATCCAATAGCTCTGGATACAGCATAGGTACTGCTGCTGATGGGCTAGTAGATTCTCCATTGAGTACAATTTCTGAGATATTTAGTGACAGCGAGTCTATTCTGCAGTTTAAGAAAGGATTTGAAGAAGCAAGTAAGTTTCTTCCAAATGGTAGTCTGTTTATTGATTTGGAGAGTACTGGTTTGTTTCTTAAAGACCTGAGAGAAGAAACTAAGGATGTGACAACTAGGGCTGAAGAGAATCACGAGAGTGAGTATTCTCCAGATGAATCAAGAGGAAAGAAGAATCCTCATCctgatggtttgattttagAGGGCAGGAGTAACAAGCAGTCTGCAGTTTATACTGAAACAACCGTCAGTTCAGAAGATTTTGACACGGTATTGCTCAACTGTGGAGAAAGTGAATCTGCTCTTCGTGTAGCCTTGcagaatgaaaaaaataaggaTGTCCAACAGAATGGAACAAAAGGATCAAATAGTGGAAAAGGTCGAGGTAAGAAACAAAAAGGTAAGAGTAACGTGGTGGATTTGAGAACTCTTTTGACTCTTTGTGCACAAGCTGTGGCAGCAGATGATCGGCGGAATACGAATGATTTGCTGAAGCAAATTAGACAGAATGCTTCTCCTACAGGGGATGGTATGCAGAGAATGGCCCACATTTTTGCTGATGGCCTCGAGGCACGCATGGCTGGTTCAGGAACCCAGATATACAAAGCATTTATGAGCAGGCCTACAACGGCTGCCGATGTTTTAAAAGCTCACCATCTGTTTCTTGCTGCATGTCCATTTAGGAAGCTATCCAATTTCTTCTCAAATAAAACAATCATGAATATAGCTCAAAATGCAACCACACttcatattattgattttggtattcttTATGGTTTCCAATGGCCTTGCCTTATTCAGCGTCTCTCATCCAGGCCTGGTGGACCTCCCAAGCTGCGGATTACTGGGATTGATTTTCCACATCCAGGTTTTCGACCCGCAGAAAGGGTCGAGGAGACAGGACATCGCCTATCAAACTatgcaaaaaaatttaatgttccATTTGAGTTTAATGCTATAGCACAGAAGTGGGACACAGTTCAAATCGAGCAACTCAAGATTGATAAAAATGAGGTTCTTGTTGTGAACTGTCTGTACCGGTTAAGAAACTTGCTTGATGAGACTGTGGTTGTGGAGAGTCCAAGAACTAATGTTCTCAATCTTATCAGGGAGATGAATCCAGATGTTTTCATAACTGGAATTGTGAATGGAGCGTATAATGCTCCATTCTTTATTACACGATTCCGAGAGGCTGTTTTCCACTACTCTACTCTGTTTGATATGCTGGAGACTAATGTGCCTCGTGAGATTCCAGAGAGGATGCTGATTGAGAGAGAAATCTTTGGATGGGAAGCTAAGAATGTCATTGCATGCGAAGGGGCCGAGAGGATTGAGAGGCCAGAGACATACAAGCAGTGGCAGGTTCGAATATTAAGGGCTGGGTTTAGGCAGCTTCCCTTGAACAAAGAGATCTATGCAGCAGCAAAGGAGAAGGTGAATGCACTATATCATAAGGATTTTGTGATCGATGAAGATAGCCGATGGTTGCTTCAGGGCTGGAAGGGTCGGATTGTTTATGCACTCTCTTCATGGGAGCCTGATCATTGA
- the LOC8258390 gene encoding scarecrow-like protein 14 isoform X1: protein MVMDQPLIGLYGSVSGLKLNDEILSVLSGQELDNGLQLDRDFVNQNYVKLPPYATPSFSVSSSTASQDGDLHEDFDFSDVVLKYISDMLMEEDIEEKTCMFQESSAALQAAEKSLYELIGEKYPPSINYDSAAHLVHNHRRSDENHDLNYVNCTSSSSSTSGSNLVDPGLNSDLSEYKFSRSVSQSASQSSNSSGYSIGTAADGLVDSPLSTISEIFSDSESILQFKKGFEEASKFLPNGSLFIDLESTGLFLKDLREETKDVTTRAEENHESEYSPDESRGKKNPHPDGLILEGRSNKQSAVYTETTVSSEDFDTVLLNCGESESALRVALQNEKNKDVQQNGTKGSNSGKGRGKKQKGKSNVVDLRTLLTLCAQAVAADDRRNTNDLLKQIRQNASPTGDGMQRMAHIFADGLEARMAGSGTQIYKAFMSRPTTAADVLKAHHLFLAACPFRKLSNFFSNKTIMNIAQNATTLHIIDFGILYGFQWPCLIQRLSSRPGGPPKLRITGIDFPHPGFRPAERVEETGHRLSNYAKKFNVPFEFNAIAQKWDTVQIEQLKIDKNEVLVVNCLYRLRNLLDETVVVESPRTNVLNLIREMNPDVFITGIVNGAYNAPFFITRFREAVFHYSTLFDMLETNVPREIPERMLIEREIFGWEAKNVIACEGAERIERPETYKQWQVRILRAGFRQLPLNKEIYAAAKEKVNALYHKDFVIDEDSRWLLQGWKGRIVYALSSWEPDH, encoded by the coding sequence ATGGTCATGGATCAACCTTTAATAGGACTATATGGTTCTGTCAGTGGCTTGAAGCTCAATGATGAGATACTGTCTGTTTTATCAGGTCAGGAGCTTGATAATGGGTTACAATTGGACAGGGATTTTGTCAACCAAAACTATGTTAAACTTCCTCCTTATGCAACCCCTAGTTTTTCAGTCTCGTCTTCAACTGCAAGCCAAGATGGTGATTTGCATGAGGACTTTGATTTTAGTGATGTGGTTCTTAAGTACATTAGCGATATGCTTATGGAAGAAGATATAGAAGAGAAGACCTGTATGTTTCAAGAATCTTCAGCAGCACTGCAAGCAGCTGAGAAATCATTGTATGAGCTTATTGGGGAGAAGTATCCCCCTTCAATTAATTATGACTCTGCAGCTCATTTAGTTCATAACCACAGAAGGTCAGATGAAAATCATGACTTGAACTATGTTAATTGTACAAGCAGTTCAAGTAGCACTAGTGGTAGTAACTTAGTTGATCCTGGTTTGAATTCTGATTTGAGCGAGTACAAGTTCTCGAGATCTGTATCGCAATCAGCCTCCCAGTCATCCAATAGCTCTGGATACAGCATAGGTACTGCTGCTGATGGGCTAGTAGATTCTCCATTGAGTACAATTTCTGAGATATTTAGTGACAGCGAGTCTATTCTGCAGTTTAAGAAAGGATTTGAAGAAGCAAGTAAGTTTCTTCCAAATGGTAGTCTGTTTATTGATTTGGAGAGTACTGGTTTGTTTCTTAAAGACCTGAGAGAAGAAACTAAGGATGTGACAACTAGGGCTGAAGAGAATCACGAGAGTGAGTATTCTCCAGATGAATCAAGAGGAAAGAAGAATCCTCATCctgatggtttgattttagAGGGCAGGAGTAACAAGCAGTCTGCAGTTTATACTGAAACAACCGTCAGTTCAGAAGATTTTGACACGGTATTGCTCAACTGTGGAGAAAGTGAATCTGCTCTTCGTGTAGCCTTGcagaatgaaaaaaataaggaTGTCCAACAGAATGGAACAAAAGGATCAAATAGTGGAAAAGGTCGAGGTAAGAAACAAAAAGGTAAGAGTAACGTGGTGGATTTGAGAACTCTTTTGACTCTTTGTGCACAAGCTGTGGCAGCAGATGATCGGCGGAATACGAATGATTTGCTGAAGCAAATTAGACAGAATGCTTCTCCTACAGGGGATGGTATGCAGAGAATGGCCCACATTTTTGCTGATGGCCTCGAGGCACGCATGGCTGGTTCAGGAACCCAGATATACAAAGCATTTATGAGCAGGCCTACAACGGCTGCCGATGTTTTAAAAGCTCACCATCTGTTTCTTGCTGCATGTCCATTTAGGAAGCTATCCAATTTCTTCTCAAATAAAACAATCATGAATATAGCTCAAAATGCAACCACACttcatattattgattttggtattcttTATGGTTTCCAATGGCCTTGCCTTATTCAGCGTCTCTCATCCAGGCCTGGTGGACCTCCCAAGCTGCGGATTACTGGGATTGATTTTCCACATCCAGGTTTTCGACCCGCAGAAAGGGTCGAGGAGACAGGACATCGCCTATCAAACTatgcaaaaaaatttaatgttccATTTGAGTTTAATGCTATAGCACAGAAGTGGGACACAGTTCAAATCGAGCAACTCAAGATTGATAAAAATGAGGTTCTTGTTGTGAACTGTCTGTACCGGTTAAGAAACTTGCTTGATGAGACTGTGGTTGTGGAGAGTCCAAGAACTAATGTTCTCAATCTTATCAGGGAGATGAATCCAGATGTTTTCATAACTGGAATTGTGAATGGAGCGTATAATGCTCCATTCTTTATTACACGATTCCGAGAGGCTGTTTTCCACTACTCTACTCTGTTTGATATGCTGGAGACTAATGTGCCTCGTGAGATTCCAGAGAGGATGCTGATTGAGAGAGAAATCTTTGGATGGGAAGCTAAGAATGTCATTGCATGCGAAGGGGCCGAGAGGATTGAGAGGCCAGAGACATACAAGCAGTGGCAGGTTCGAATATTAAGGGCTGGGTTTAGGCAGCTTCCCTTGAACAAAGAGATCTATGCAGCAGCAAAGGAGAAGGTGAATGCACTATATCATAAGGATTTTGTGATCGATGAAGATAGCCGATGGTTGCTTCAGGGCTGGAAGGGTCGGATTGTTTATGCACTCTCTTCATGGGAGCCTGATCATTGA